One Ignavibacteriota bacterium DNA window includes the following coding sequences:
- a CDS encoding HEAT repeat domain-containing protein has translation MNNNHIKEYLLEYINNNLDTPTETSVQQHLASCEPCRKEYELLNTWWTALEQLPNEKPSEEVREKFYKVLQEEIEATLRLKTYAHQKPKRNWLEFLFPQQVAGRFAFALVLIVLGGFVGYVMKQEPQIVQTENKTELTQLHEEVMMMNRLLTVSLLQQQSASERLKGVSLSYRSEGSDPEITAALLQALKYDPNVNVRLAALDALVRNDGEQTIKKELLESLPKQSSPLVQIEIVDWLIQVREKTSLNILNRMLNNPDVNKAVKERIELGIQEMNS, from the coding sequence ATGAACAACAATCATATAAAAGAATACTTGCTTGAATACATCAACAACAATTTGGACACACCAACGGAAACATCGGTGCAACAACATCTTGCCTCGTGCGAACCATGCAGGAAAGAATATGAATTGCTGAACACGTGGTGGACTGCGCTCGAACAACTTCCGAATGAAAAACCATCGGAAGAAGTACGCGAAAAGTTTTACAAAGTGTTGCAGGAAGAAATAGAAGCGACACTACGGTTGAAAACATACGCGCATCAAAAGCCGAAACGAAATTGGCTCGAATTTCTTTTCCCGCAACAGGTTGCAGGACGATTTGCTTTTGCACTCGTCCTCATCGTTCTCGGCGGTTTCGTTGGCTACGTGATGAAGCAAGAGCCGCAGATTGTTCAGACCGAAAACAAAACAGAATTAACACAACTTCACGAAGAAGTGATGATGATGAACCGACTGTTGACGGTATCGCTTCTTCAACAGCAATCTGCAAGCGAGCGTTTGAAGGGCGTCAGTTTGAGCTACCGTTCCGAAGGATCCGACCCGGAAATCACGGCGGCGCTTCTTCAGGCGCTCAAATATGACCCGAATGTCAATGTACGTCTTGCCGCGCTCGATGCGCTCGTTCGAAATGACGGGGAACAGACAATCAAAAAGGAATTACTCGAATCGCTTCCCAAACAATCTTCGCCGCTCGTGCAGATTGAAATCGTGGATTGGCTCATTCAGGTACGAGAAAAAACATCGCTCAACATTCTCAATCGGATGTTGAACAATCCTGATGTAAATAAAGCGGTCAAGGAACGGATAGAGTTGGGGATTCAGGAGATGAACTCTTGA
- the rseP gene encoding RIP metalloprotease RseP, translated as MDFLNTILYTGITLGVLVFIHEFGHFIAAKLTGMRVDVFSIGFPPRAFGKKIGETDYCISWLPLGGYVKIAGMVDESFDTEFANAQVQPWEFRAKPLWMRSIVISAGVIMNLLLAIGIFWGIHYSRGKYIEETTEVGYVVEESAAAQAGFQIGDKIISVNGKNVAHWGEVNDAVYLDNIGKDLQIAVQRSGSQQMLMVSAINPNDTLRDGIGIVEAFTVPVIQAVELGKPAEKLGLAPGDVITAINETKIYSDHQIIKIIRANANNTLNVEWKRKDSTYSGAVTVNESGRIGISIGRMYTGPSKRIEYSFFEAMGQGVREVVRVVDLIIQSVGNIIFGKATVKESFGGPIRIAQMATQSAEYGLGSFLTFMAMLSVSLAVLNILPIPALDGGHLTLMIYEKITRREIPLKVKLGIQKVGFVLLLAFMAFVIYNDIASF; from the coding sequence ATGGATTTTTTGAACACAATTTTATACACAGGTATTACGCTCGGAGTGTTAGTATTCATTCACGAGTTCGGACACTTCATCGCCGCAAAACTGACAGGGATGAGAGTGGACGTTTTCTCCATCGGATTTCCGCCGCGTGCGTTCGGGAAAAAAATCGGTGAGACAGATTATTGCATCTCGTGGCTTCCGCTCGGCGGCTATGTGAAAATCGCAGGCATGGTGGACGAAAGTTTTGATACGGAGTTCGCGAACGCTCAGGTACAACCATGGGAGTTTCGCGCAAAGCCGTTGTGGATGCGTTCGATTGTCATTTCCGCCGGAGTGATTATGAATCTTCTCCTCGCAATCGGAATTTTCTGGGGAATTCATTATTCACGCGGGAAGTACATCGAAGAGACAACGGAAGTCGGATACGTTGTTGAAGAAAGCGCCGCCGCGCAAGCAGGATTTCAAATCGGCGATAAGATTATCTCGGTGAACGGAAAGAATGTTGCACATTGGGGAGAAGTGAACGATGCAGTCTATCTTGATAACATCGGGAAAGATTTACAGATTGCGGTTCAGCGTTCGGGAAGTCAGCAAATGTTGATGGTCTCTGCAATCAACCCAAATGATACCCTCCGTGACGGAATCGGTATCGTTGAAGCGTTTACTGTACCGGTTATTCAGGCAGTCGAACTTGGCAAACCCGCCGAGAAATTGGGGCTTGCACCGGGCGATGTTATTACGGCAATCAATGAGACAAAAATTTATTCCGACCATCAAATCATAAAAATCATCCGCGCCAACGCGAACAACACGCTCAACGTCGAATGGAAGCGGAAAGACTCAACGTATTCCGGCGCAGTGACGGTGAACGAATCGGGACGCATCGGCATCAGCATCGGAAGAATGTACACAGGACCATCGAAGCGGATTGAATATTCGTTCTTCGAGGCGATGGGACAGGGTGTGCGGGAAGTCGTTCGGGTTGTTGATTTGATAATTCAATCGGTGGGAAATATTATTTTCGGGAAAGCAACGGTGAAAGAATCATTCGGCGGTCCGATTCGCATCGCACAGATGGCGACGCAATCTGCCGAGTACGGACTCGGAAGTTTTCTCACGTTCATGGCAATGCTCAGCGTCTCGCTCGCCGTGCTGAACATTCTCCCGATTCCCGCGCTCGATGGCGGACATCTGACGCTGATGATTTATGAAAAGATTACGCGCCGGGAAATTCCATTG
- a CDS encoding RNA polymerase sigma factor: MIQVRDGELHKLALLFERHHVALYNYYVRQTGDRDLSEDFVQEVFLRIMKYRHTFRGEGEFLPWMYHIARNVQIDHARKWGRETKLDKETHDQIGDDPIPDAHVEQLQNVGMLQKALAKLSPEKREVLLLSRYQEMKYTAIAELLGCTVEVVKVRVHRAMNDLRKYYFQLAGE, encoded by the coding sequence ATGATACAGGTTCGGGACGGCGAGTTGCATAAGCTCGCACTCTTGTTCGAGCGGCATCATGTCGCTCTCTATAATTATTATGTTCGGCAAACTGGCGACCGCGACCTTAGCGAAGATTTCGTGCAGGAAGTGTTTCTCCGCATCATGAAATACCGCCACACGTTTCGCGGCGAAGGGGAGTTTCTTCCGTGGATGTATCACATCGCCCGCAATGTGCAGATTGACCACGCACGGAAATGGGGACGGGAAACAAAACTCGATAAAGAAACACACGACCAAATCGGTGACGACCCGATTCCCGACGCACACGTCGAGCAATTGCAAAATGTCGGTATGTTGCAAAAAGCACTCGCAAAACTATCGCCGGAAAAACGGGAAGTGTTACTCCTCAGCCGCTATCAGGAAATGAAATATACCGCCATTGCAGAACTGCTTGGCTGTACGGTTGAAGTGGTCAAGGTTCGTGTTCATCGTGCGATGAATGATTTGAGAAAATATTATTTCCAACTTGCAGGAGAATGA
- a CDS encoding 1-deoxy-D-xylulose-5-phosphate reductoisomerase, giving the protein MGKTKNICILGSTGSIGKNSLEVIARFPERFRPTSLTTNSNIALLEEQIARFKPERVGVMNESAAASLKQRLNGSVELFVGENGLQELVQIETSDIVINSLVGFAGLKPTIEAIKQGKTIALANKETLVVAGALITALLKEYNSTLVPVDSEHSAILQCLSGEDARHISKLILTASGGPFLHLDKSKFETIRVEDALKHPNWNMGNKITIDSATMMNKGLEVIEAHWLFNLPPEKIDVVIHPQSIIHSMVEFVDGSVKAQLGVPDMKIPIQYALTYPERLPAPHPRVDFAQLREMTFFEPDTEKFPCLNLAYQALKQGGTAPAILNAANEVAVDLFLKKQIRFTQIPQLIEQALDSVPHETNASLEAIIEADKQARAFVLSSIK; this is encoded by the coding sequence ATGGGTAAAACAAAGAATATTTGCATCCTCGGCTCGACAGGCTCGATTGGGAAAAACAGTCTCGAAGTGATTGCCCGGTTTCCTGAGCGTTTCCGTCCGACTTCTCTCACAACCAATTCAAACATTGCTCTACTTGAAGAGCAGATTGCGAGATTCAAACCGGAGCGCGTTGGTGTGATGAATGAATCTGCAGCGGCATCGCTTAAACAACGGCTCAATGGTTCGGTGGAGTTGTTCGTAGGCGAAAACGGATTGCAGGAACTTGTGCAAATTGAAACGAGCGACATCGTCATTAATTCGCTCGTCGGATTTGCGGGATTGAAGCCGACCATTGAAGCAATCAAACAAGGAAAAACAATTGCGCTGGCAAACAAGGAAACGCTCGTTGTTGCAGGCGCGTTGATTACGGCTCTATTAAAAGAGTATAACTCGACACTTGTTCCTGTAGATAGCGAACACAGTGCTATTCTTCAATGTTTATCGGGAGAAGACGCCCGGCATATTTCCAAATTGATTCTCACGGCATCGGGCGGACCGTTCCTTCATCTCGACAAATCGAAGTTTGAAACTATTCGGGTGGAAGATGCGTTGAAACATCCGAACTGGAACATGGGAAACAAAATCACCATTGACTCGGCAACGATGATGAACAAAGGTCTTGAAGTGATTGAAGCCCACTGGCTGTTCAATCTTCCGCCGGAAAAGATTGACGTGGTGATTCATCCGCAATCCATCATTCATTCGATGGTGGAGTTTGTGGACGGTTCGGTGAAGGCGCAACTCGGCGTCCCTGATATGAAAATTCCGATTCAGTACGCGCTCACGTATCCCGAACGATTGCCCGCTCCGCACCCGCGTGTGGATTTTGCCCAACTCCGCGAAATGACATTCTTTGAACCGGACACGGAGAAGTTTCCGTGTTTGAATCTTGCGTATCAGGCATTGAAGCAAGGCGGAACTGCACCGGCAATTCTCAACGCGGCGAATGAAGTCGCAGTGGATTTATTTTTGAAGAAGCAAATTCGCTTCACACAAATTCCACAACTCATCGAACAGGCGTTGGATTCGGTTCCGCACGAGACGAACGCATCGCTCGAAGCAATCATTGAAGCGGACAAACAAGCGCGTGCGTTTGTTCTTTCATCAATCAAATAA
- a CDS encoding type II toxin-antitoxin system HicB family antitoxin, which produces MTTTYILSEYIEQAMAMALYDKLEDNSYSGRIPLCKGVIAFGKSLKECENDLRSTLEEWILLGLKLRHPLPVINNLDLNKEPELEPVGAL; this is translated from the coding sequence ATGACGACAACATATATCCTCAGCGAGTATATTGAGCAGGCAATGGCAATGGCGCTCTACGACAAACTCGAAGATAATTCATATAGCGGAAGAATTCCTCTGTGCAAAGGAGTAATAGCGTTTGGGAAATCACTCAAAGAATGTGAGAATGATTTACGTTCGACGCTTGAAGAATGGATTCTTCTTGGTCTAAAATTACGTCATCCGTTGCCCGTCATCAATAACCTTGACCTCAACAAGGAACCTGAACTTGAGCCGGTGGGCGCCTTGTAA
- a CDS encoding DUF4097 family beta strand repeat protein yields MKNVIVSLLMLIAIPSLTVQSEELTEKLEIRRSLKFINANDANNSLLVDNINGSIEVTGYDGDVVELVVHETITAESKRKIEEAKQKVRVDIEEEGDRILLFVDAPWRCEDGSTNYRGYDYYGYEVECDFVLKVPRKVDIRLKTINDGTIKVTNVEGAFVVENVNGDVRLRDVSGSGKARTVDGDVEVSFKKNPTEESSFKTINGEVTVRLQENLSAVLEFKTMNGEVYSDFDVQSLPLKSPTMKRRNGMKVYRSGDSFSVRVGSGGPELSFDTLNGDIYVSKYE; encoded by the coding sequence ATGAAGAATGTAATAGTTTCGTTGTTGATGCTGATTGCAATTCCTTCTCTTACTGTTCAAAGTGAAGAGTTGACTGAGAAATTGGAAATCAGACGGTCGCTGAAGTTTATCAACGCGAACGATGCGAATAATTCGTTGCTTGTTGATAACATCAATGGCTCGATTGAAGTGACAGGATACGACGGCGATGTTGTGGAGTTGGTAGTTCATGAAACTATCACTGCTGAATCGAAGCGGAAGATTGAAGAAGCAAAACAAAAAGTGCGTGTTGATATCGAAGAAGAGGGAGATAGAATTCTTCTCTTCGTTGATGCGCCGTGGCGATGCGAAGACGGCTCGACAAATTACCGTGGCTACGATTATTATGGGTATGAAGTTGAATGTGATTTTGTGTTGAAAGTCCCACGTAAAGTTGACATTCGTTTGAAAACGATTAATGATGGAACCATCAAAGTAACAAATGTTGAGGGAGCCTTTGTCGTCGAGAACGTGAATGGCGATGTGCGGTTACGCGATGTCAGCGGTTCGGGGAAAGCGCGAACAGTCGACGGCGATGTTGAAGTGAGTTTCAAGAAAAATCCGACCGAAGAATCATCGTTCAAGACTATCAACGGCGAAGTAACCGTCAGACTTCAGGAAAACCTCTCTGCCGTTTTGGAATTTAAAACGATGAACGGAGAAGTCTATTCCGATTTTGATGTACAATCGCTTCCGCTCAAATCTCCAACGATGAAACGACGAAACGGGATGAAAGTGTATAGAAGCGGCGACTCGTTCTCTGTGCGTGTCGGCAGCGGCGGACCGGAACTTTCGTTCGATACCTTGAACGGCGATATTTATGTTTCTAAGTATGAGTAA
- a CDS encoding type II toxin-antitoxin system HicA family toxin: MSRWAPCKRQDFIRRLRRLGFEGPYSGTKHQFMLFNHHRLAIPSNAEYTIPQLRMMMNEIESITEKEISLEEWSRL; encoded by the coding sequence TTGAGCCGGTGGGCGCCTTGTAAACGACAGGATTTTATCAGGCGACTTCGTCGTCTCGGTTTCGAGGGACCATACAGCGGAACCAAGCATCAGTTTATGCTTTTCAACCATCATCGTCTTGCTATTCCTTCCAATGCTGAATACACAATTCCACAGTTACGAATGATGATGAATGAAATTGAATCTATCACAGAAAAGGAAATCTCTCTTGAAGAGTGGAGCAGACTTTAG